One genomic window of Micropterus dolomieu isolate WLL.071019.BEF.003 ecotype Adirondacks linkage group LG06, ASM2129224v1, whole genome shotgun sequence includes the following:
- the LOC123972962 gene encoding myosin-7-like isoform X2, which yields MGDAAMKEFGLAASYLRKSDRERLEAQTRIFDMKKECFVPDHDEEFVKASIVSREGDKVTAQTERGKTVTVKECDVHPQNPPKFDKIEDMAMFTFLHEPAVLFNLKERYAAWMIYTYSGLFCVTVNPYKWLPVYNQEVVVAYRGKKRSEAPPHIFSISDNAYQYMLTDRENQSILITGESGAGKTVNTKRVIQYFASIAAGGVKKDTGSEKKGTLEDQIIQANPALEAFGNAKTIRNDNSSRFGKFIRIHFAASGKLASADIETYLLEKSRVTFQLKAERDYHIFYQILSQRKPELLEMLLITNNPYDYAFISQGETTVASINDAEELMATDDAFDVLGFTQEEKNGIYKLTGAIMHHGNMKFKNKQREEQAEADGTEDADKVSYLMGLNSADLIKGLCHPRVKVGNEWVTKGQNVQQVYYAVGALSKSVYEKMFLWMVVRINQSLDTKQPRQYFIGVLDIAGFEIFDYNTFEQLCINFTNEKLQQFFNHHMFVLEQEEYKKEGIEWTFIDFGMDLQACIDLIEKPMGIMSILEEECMFPKASDATFKAKLYDNHLGKSANFQKPRVIKGRPEAHFALMHYAGTVDYNINNWLVKNKDPLNETVVGLYQKSNLKLLSFLFANYAAADSGFGKGGKGGGSKKKGSSFQTVSALHRENLNKLMTNLRSTHPHFVRCIIPNETKTPGAMENPLVMHQLRCNGVLEGIRICRKGFPNRILYGDFKQRYRILNPAAIPDGQFIDSRKGAEKLLGSLDIDHNQYKFGHTKVFFKAGLLGQLEEMRDDRLSLIITGIQARSRGLLARVEFQKIVERRDALLVIQWNIRAFMGVKNWPWMKLFFKIKPLLRSAEAEKEMANMKEEFLKLKEAYAKSEARRKELEEKMVSLLQEKNDLQLQVQAEQDNLADAEERCEGLIKHKIQMEAKAKELTERLEDEEEMNAELTAKKRKLEDECSELKKDIDDLELTLAKVEKEKHATENKVKNLVEEMAALDEIIAKLTKEKKALQEAHQQTLDDLQSEEDKVNSLTKAKAKLEQQVDDLEGSLEQEKKVRMDLERAKRKLEGDLKLNQETLMDVENDKQQLEEHLKKKDFELSQLNSRIEDEQAITIQLQKKLKELQARIEELEEELEAERAARAKVEKQRADLARELEEISERLEEAGGATSAQIEMNKKREAEFQKLRRDLEEATLQHEATAATLRKKQADSVADLGEQIDNLQRVKQKLEKEKSELRLELDDVVSNMEHIVKTKTNLEKTCRTVEDQMNEYKTKFEEAQRCINDFNMQKAKLQTENGELSRQLEDKDSLVSQLTRGKMSYTQQIEDLKRQLEEESKAKNALAHAVQSARHDCDLLREQYEEEQEAKAELQRGMSKANSEVAQWRTKYETDAIQRTEELEEAKKKLAQRLQDAEEAVEAVNAKCSSLEKTKHRLQNEIEDLMVDVERSNAAAAALDKKQRNFDKVLSEWKQKYEESQCDLESSQKEARSLSTELFKLKNSYEESLDHLETMKRENKNLQEEISDLTEQLGESGKNIHELEKLRKQLEQEKSEIQSALEEAEASLEHEEGKILRAQLEFNQIKAEIERKLAEKDEEMEQCKRNLQRTIDTLQSSLEAECRSRNEALRLKKKMEGDLNEMEIQLSQANRQAAEAQKQLKSVHAHLKDCQIQLDESVRANDDLKENIAIVERRNNLLQAEVEELRSALEQTERGRKLAEQELLDVSERVQLLHSQNTGLINQKKKLEVDASQLQTEVEEAVQECRNAEEKAKKAITDAAMMAEELKKEQDTSAHLERMKKNMEQTIKDLQHRLDEAEQIALKGGKKQVQKLEARVRELENEVELEQKKSSEAVKGIRKYERRIKELTYQTEEDRKNTVRLQDLVDKLQLKVKAYKRAAEEAEEQANTHLGKFRKLQHELDEAEERADIAESQVNKLRAKSRDVGSKKGLDEE from the exons ATGGGTGACGCTGCCATGAAAGAGTTTGGGCTAGCAGCCTCGTACCTGAGGAAGTCAGACAGGGAGCGTCTGGAGGCCCAGACCCGTATCTTCGATATGAAGAAGGAGTGCTTCGTTCCAGACCATGACGAGGAGTTTGTGAAGGCTTCCATTGTCAGCCGTGAGGGGGACAAAGTCACTGCTCAGACTGAGAGAGGGAAG ACTGTCACAGTGAAGGAGTGTGATGTACACCCTCAGAACCCGCCAAAGTTTGATAAAATTGAAGACATGGCGATGTTCACCTTCCTCCATGAGCCTGCTGTGTTGTTTAACCTCAAAGAGCGTTATGCAGCATGGATGATCTAT ACCTACTCCGGGCTCTTCTGTGTGACTGTCAACCCCTACAAGTGGCTGCCAGTCTACAACCAAGAAGTGGTTGTTGCCTAtagaggaaagaagaggagtGAAGCTCCTCCTCACATCTTCTCCATCTCTGACAATGCCTACCAGTACATGCTAACTG ACAGAGAAAATCAGTCCATTCTCATCAC TGGAGAATCTGGTGCTGGGAAAACTGTCAACACCAAGAGAGTCATCCAGTACTTTGCCAGCATTGCAGCTGGAGGCGTGAAGAAGGACACAGGCTCAGAGAAAAAG GGTACTCTGGAGGATCAAATCATCCAGGCTAACCCAGCTCTAGAGGCCTTTGGTAATGCCAAGACCATCAGGAATGACAACTCCTCCAGATTT GGCAAATTCATCAGAATTCACTTTGCAGCCAGTGGAAAGCTGGCCTCAGCTGATATTGAGACAT ATCTGCTGGAAAAGTCCCGTGTTACCTTTCAGCTTAAGGCAGAAAGAGACTACCACATCTTCTATCAGATTCTGTCTCAGAGGAAACCTGAACTGCTTg AGATGTTGCTCATCACCAACAATCCCTATGACTACGCATTCATCTCCCAAGGAGAGACAACTGTAGCCTCCATCAATGATGCTGAAGAGCTGATGGCCACTGAT GATGCCTTTGATGTCCTGGGCTTCACTCAAGAAGAGAAGAACGGCATTTACAAGCTGACTGGTGCCATCATGCATCATGGCAACATGAAGTTCAAGAACAAGCAGCGAGAGGAGCAGGCAGAGGCTGATGGCACTGAAG ATGCTGACAAAGTATCTTATCTGATGGGCCTAAACTCTGCTGACCTCATCAAGGGTCTCTGTCACCCAAGAGTGAAAGTAGGAAATGAGTGGGTCACCAAGGGACAAAATGTCCAGCAG GTGTACTATGCTGTTGGTGCACTGTCAAAATCAGTGTATGAGAAGATGTTTCTATGGATGGTGGTGAGGATCAACCAATCCCTGGACACTAAGCAGCCTCGTCAGTATTTCATTGGTGTACTGGACATTGCTGGATTTGAGATCTTTGAT TACAACACCTTTGAGCAGCTGTGCATCAACTTTACCAATGAAAAACTGCAACAGTTTTTCAACCACCACATGTTTGTGCTGGAGCAGGAAGAGTACAAGAAAGAGGGCATTGAATGGACTTTCATAGATTTTGGGATGGACTTGCAGGCCTGTATAGACCTGATTGAAAAG CCCATGGGTATCATGTCTATCCTTGAAGAGGAGTGCATGTTCCCCAAAGCCTCTGATGCCACCTTTAAAGCTAAGCTCTATGACAACCATCTGGGGAAATCTGCCAACTTCCAGAAACCCAGAGTTATCAAAGGGAGACCAGAGGCCCATTTTGCCCTGATGCACTATGCTGGAACTGTTGATTATAATATCAACAACTGGCTGGTGAAGAACAAAGATCCTCTAAACGAGACTGTTGTAGGACTCTACCAGAAATCTAATCTCAAGCTGTTGTCTTTCCTCTTTGCAAATtatgctgcagctgattcaggtTT TGGAAAAGGCGGCAAAGGAGGAGGAAGCAAGAAGAAGGGTTCATCCTTCCAAACTGTGTCTGCCTTGCACAGG GAGAACCTGAACAAGCTGATGACCAACTTGAGGTCTACTCACCCTCACTTTGTACGCTGCATCATCCCCAATGAGACTAAGACTCCTGGGGCCATGGAGAATCCTCTGGTGATGCACCAGCTGCGCTGTAACGGTGTGCTGGAAGGAATCAGGATCTGCAGAAAGGGCTTCCCCAACAGGATCCTCTATGGAGATTTCAAACAGAG ATATCGAATCCTGAATCCCGCTGCTATCCCTGATGGTCAGTTCATTGACAGCAGGAAGGGAGCTGAGAAACTTCTTGGGTCTCTGGATATTGATCACAATCAGTACAAGTTTGGGCACACTAAG GTTTTCTTCAAGGCTGGTCTTCTTGGACAGCTGGAAGAGATGAGGGATGACCGCTTGTCACTCATCATCACTGGAATCCAGGCTAGATCAAGAGGTCTGCTAGCAAGAGTGGAATTCCAGAAGATTGTTGAAAGGAG AGATGCACTATTGGTGATTCAGTGGAACATCCGTGCCTTCATGGGGGTCAAGAACTGGCCCTGGATGAAGCTGTTCTTCAAGATCAAACCTCTTTTGAGATCTGCAGAGGCAGAAAAGGAGATGGCAAACATGAAGGAAGAATTCCTGAAGCTGAAAGAGGCTTATGCAAAATCTGAAGCTCGTAGAAAGGAACTAGAGGAGAAAATGGTTTCTCTTCTCCAAGAGAAGAATGACCTGCAGCTCCAAGTCCAGGCT GAACAAGATAATCTTGCAGATGCTGAGGAAAGATGTGAGGGGCTgatcaaacacaaaattcagatggAAGCAAAAGCCAAAGAGCTAACTGAGAGactggaggatgaggaggagatgaACGCTGAGCTTACAGCTAAGAAAAGGAAGCTGGAGGATGAGTGCTCTGAGTTAAAGAAGGACATCGATGACTTAGAGTTAACTCTGGCTAAAGTGGAGAAAGAGAAGCATGCCACTGAGAACAAG GTGAAGAACCTGGTCGAGGAGATGGCTGCTCTTGATGAAATCATCGCAAAGTTGACCAAGGAAAAGAAAGCCTTACAGGAAGCTCATCAGCAAACACTGGATGATCTGCAGAGTGAAGAAGACAAAGTCAATTCTCTGACCAAGGCCAAGGCTAAACTGGAGCAGCAAGTGGATGAT CTTGAAGGTTCACTGGAACAAGAGAAGAAGGTTCGGATGGATCTTGAGAGAGCTAAGAGGAAGCTGGAGGGAGACTTGAAATTAAACCAGGAGACTCTAATGGACGTGGAGAATGACAAGCAACAGCTTGAAGAGCATCTGAAAAA GAAAGATTTTGAACTCAGTCAGCTCAACAGTAGAATAGAAGATGAGCAGGCCATAACCATTCAGCTTCAAAAGAAACTGAAGGAGCTCCAG GCCCGCAttgaggagctggaggaagagCTTGAGGCAGAGCGAGCTGCCCGAGCCAAGGTGGAGAAGCAGAGAGCAGACTTGgccagagagctggaggagatCAGCGAGAGGCTGGAGGAGGCTGGTGGAGCAACATCTGCCCAGATTGAGATGAACAAGAAGAGGGAGGCTGAGTTCCAGAAACTCCGCAGAGACCTCGAAGAGGCCACTCTGCAGCATGAAGCCACTGCTGCCACGCTCAGGAAGAAACAAGCTGACAGTGTTGCTGACCTGGGAGAGCAGATTGACAACCTGCAGAGAGTCAAGCAGAAactggagaaggagaagagtGAGCTCAGGCTGGAGCTGGATGATGTGGTCTCCAATATGGAACATATTGTGAAGACAAAG ACAAATCTAGAGAAGACATGTCGGACTGTGGAAGATCAGATGAATGAATACAAGACGAAATTTGAAGAGGCTCAACGCTGCATCAATGACTTCAatatgcaaaaagcaaaacttCAAACCGAAAATg GTGAGCTCTCAAGGCAGCTGGAGGACAAGGATTCTCTAGTGTCTCAACTGACGAGAGGAAAAATGTCCTACACTCAACAGATTGAAGACCTAAAGCGACAACTAGAAGAGGAGAGCAAG GCAAAGAATGCATTAGCCCATGCAGTGCAGTCTGCTCGTCATGACTGTGACCTGCTCAGGGAGCAGtatgaggaggagcaggaggccaAGGCTGAACTGCAGCGCGGCATGTCCAAGGCCAACTCTGAGGTAGCTCAGTGGAGAACTAAGTATGAAACTGATGCCATCCAGAGAACTGAGGAACTGGAGGAGGCAAA GAAAAAGCTGGCTCAGCGTCTGCAGGATGCTGAGGAGGCAGTTGAAGCAGTGAATGCTAAATGTTCGTCTCTTGAGAAGACCAAACACAGGCTGCAGAATGAGATTGAAGATCTCATGGTGGATGTGGAGAGGtctaatgctgctgctgctgctctggacAAGAAGCAAAGAAACTTTGACAAG GTCCTGTCTGAGTGGAAGCAAAAGTATGAAGAGTCTCAGTGTGACCTGGAGAGCTCCCAGAAGGAGGCCAGGTCTCTGAGCACTGAGCTCTTCAAACTGAAGAACTCCTATGAGGAGTCTCTGGATCATCTGGAGAccatgaagagagagaacaagaatTTACAGG AGGAGATTTCTGACCTCACTGAGCAACTTGGTGAGAGTGGAAAGAACATCCATGAGCTGGAGAAATTACGGAAACAACTGGAGCAGGAGAAGAGTGAGATCCAGTCTGCTCTTGAGGAAGCTGAG GCCTCCCTGGAGCATGAAGAGGGTAAAATTCTAAGAGCCCAGCTAGAGTTCAatcaaattaaagctgaaattGAACGCAAACTAGCTGAGAAAGATGAGGAGATGGAGCAGTGCAAGAGGAACCTGCAGAGGACGATTGACACCCTGCAGAGCTCTCTTGAAGCTGAGTGTCGCAGCAGAAATGAAGCCCTGCGtctgaagaagaagatggagggagacCTCAATGAGATGGAGATCCAGCTTAGCCAGGCCAACAGGCAGGCGGCGGAGGCCCAGAAACAACTTAAATCTGTTCATGCTCATCTGAAG GATTGCCAAATTCAGCTGGATGAGTCTGTACGGGCCAATGATGATCTTAAAGAGAACATCGCCATCGTTGAGAGGCGCAACAATCTGCTTCAGGCTGAAGTTGAGGAGCTCAGGTCTGCTCTGGAGCAAACTGAGAGAGGTCGCAAACTTGCTGAGCAAGAGCTGCTGGATGTTAGTGAGAGGGTGCAGCTACTGCACTCACAG AACACCGGGCTGATAAACCAGAAGAAGAAACTGGAGGTTGACGCTTCACAGCTTCAGACTGAAGTGGAGGAAGCGGTGCAGGAGTGCAGAAACGCTGAGGAAAAAGCCAAGAAGGCCATTACTGATGCTGCCATGATGGCAGAGGAGCTGAAGAAAGAGCAGGACACCAGTGCTCACCTGGAGCGTATGAAGAAGAACATGGAGCAAACCATCAAAGACCTGCAGCACCGTCTGGATGAAGCTGAACAGATCGCCTTGAAGGGAGGCAAGAAGCAGGTGCAGAAGCTCGAGGCCAGG GTGAGGGAGCTGGAGAATGAGGTCGAGTTGGAGCAGAAGAAGAGCAGTGAAGCGGTGAAGGGAATCCGGAAATATGAGAGACGCATCAAGGAGCTCACATACCAG ACTGAGGAAGACCGCAAGAATACTGTGCGTCTGCAGGATCTCGTTGACAAGCTGCAACTGAAAGTCAAAGCCTACAAGAGAGCTGCCGAGGAGGCT GAAGAACAGGCCAATACTCATCTGGGCAAGTTCCGTAAGCTGCAGCATGAGCTGGATGAGGCTGAAGAGCGGGCTGACATCGCTGAGTCTCAGGTCAACAAGCTTCGTGCCAAGAGCCGTGATGTGGGCTCAAAG AAAGGGCTAGATGAGGAGTGA